A single region of the Plantactinospora soyae genome encodes:
- a CDS encoding extracellular solute-binding protein, protein MRKLLALPALLALALGAGACAPSTDQPADSTDAKTGTLRVWLFDEANRTAKEAVVNEAIAEFTAAHKDVKVDVSYLATDTRAEKYKGALNDPASAPDVTEVGNTDLAGFVASNGMADVTAENRSWSEGADLPADLVGTVTVGDKAYGVPWWIGVRALYYRTDVFTQLGLTPPTSYAELVSTAKKIRAERNEMLGIAVGGLYTFGALPFVWDAGGDIATNSGGKYTAAIDSPAAKAGIKAYTDLFGADICPAQQCVDLTGGGTVEAFAAGRAGMAILGNFNRSAVEAGAVKGKYGVVPLPGARPGSIAPAFAGGSSLGVFRSTTHRSLAVEFMHLLAGKKYTLKLYDAMGFVPAMKSGRAEVTAKEPFLKPFIDTMDAGTKFVPVDKAWTTIDAEKILPNMLQKVITGKATVDGAAAEANTQISTALGK, encoded by the coding sequence GTGCGGAAACTCCTGGCCCTTCCCGCGCTGCTCGCGCTCGCCCTGGGCGCCGGTGCCTGCGCACCTTCCACCGACCAGCCCGCCGACAGCACCGACGCCAAGACCGGCACGCTGCGGGTCTGGCTCTTCGACGAAGCCAACCGCACCGCCAAGGAGGCGGTCGTCAACGAGGCGATCGCCGAGTTCACCGCCGCGCACAAAGATGTCAAGGTCGACGTCAGCTACCTGGCCACCGACACCCGGGCCGAGAAGTACAAGGGTGCGCTCAACGACCCGGCGAGCGCGCCCGACGTGACCGAGGTCGGCAACACCGACCTGGCCGGCTTCGTCGCCTCGAACGGCATGGCCGACGTCACCGCGGAGAACAGGTCCTGGTCCGAGGGCGCCGACCTGCCGGCCGACCTGGTCGGAACGGTGACCGTCGGCGACAAGGCGTACGGCGTGCCGTGGTGGATCGGGGTACGGGCGCTCTACTACCGCACCGATGTCTTCACCCAGCTCGGCCTGACCCCACCCACCTCGTACGCCGAACTCGTCAGCACCGCCAAGAAGATCCGGGCCGAACGCAACGAGATGCTCGGGATCGCCGTCGGCGGGCTCTACACCTTCGGCGCCCTGCCGTTCGTCTGGGACGCCGGCGGTGACATCGCCACCAACTCCGGCGGCAAGTACACGGCGGCCATCGACTCGCCGGCGGCCAAGGCCGGGATCAAGGCGTACACCGACCTGTTCGGCGCCGACATCTGCCCGGCACAGCAGTGCGTCGACCTGACCGGTGGCGGCACCGTCGAGGCGTTCGCCGCCGGCCGGGCCGGAATGGCGATCCTGGGCAACTTCAACCGCTCCGCCGTGGAGGCCGGCGCGGTCAAGGGGAAGTACGGCGTCGTACCACTGCCCGGCGCCAGGCCGGGATCGATCGCACCCGCCTTCGCCGGCGGCAGCAGCCTCGGCGTCTTCCGCTCCACCACGCACCGCAGCCTCGCCGTCGAGTTCATGCACCTGCTGGCGGGCAAGAAGTACACCCTCAAGCTGTACGACGCGATGGGCTTCGTACCGGCGATGAAGTCGGGCCGGGCCGAGGTGACCGCCAAGGAGCCGTTCCTGAAGCCGTTCATCGACACGATGGACGCCGGTACGAAGTTCGTCCCGGTCGACAAGGCGTGGACCACGATCGACGCCGAGAAGATCCTGCCGAACATGCTGCAGAAGGTGATCACCGGCAAGGCGACGGTCGACGGCGCGGCTGCCGAGGCGAACACCCAGATCAGTACGGCGCTCGGGAAGTAG
- a CDS encoding RidA family protein, with amino-acid sequence MSKKIVVSDQAAPPGGPYSHAVIAGDHVYLAGACPVLPDGTWVRGDFAAQARAAFTNLAKVAEAAGGNLDKAVRVGVYLRDFADFPAMNEIYVEFFGTENLPARTTLPVALKGFDIEIDAVLYLGD; translated from the coding sequence ATGTCCAAGAAGATCGTCGTATCCGACCAGGCGGCCCCGCCCGGAGGGCCGTACTCGCACGCGGTGATCGCCGGTGACCACGTCTACCTGGCCGGGGCCTGCCCGGTGCTGCCGGACGGAACGTGGGTCCGGGGCGACTTCGCGGCGCAGGCGCGGGCCGCGTTCACCAACCTGGCCAAGGTGGCCGAGGCGGCCGGCGGCAACCTCGACAAGGCCGTCCGGGTCGGCGTGTACCTGCGGGACTTCGCCGACTTCCCGGCGATGAACGAGATCTACGTCGAGTTCTTCGGCACCGAGAACCTGCCGGCCCGGACCACGCTGCCGGTCGCGCTCAAGGGCTTCGACATCGAGATCGACGCCGTGCTGTACCTGGGCGACTGA
- a CDS encoding amidohydrolase/deacetylase family metallohydrolase, translated as MTEQRGGQGVRWDLLLTGGDLLDPGSGRTGRHDVAVRDGRIAMVAPDLPHDAAAEVTDVTGRLVTPGLVDLHSHVYPGATYWGIDPDPVAWRSGVTTWVDAGSAGAYSFPAFAAASAGYRVRVPALLNISAVGLIAPVGESRELANCDVELAVATVRKHRKTIVGIKVRMDRHNVGAHGLTPLRRAVEAAQAGELPVMVHIGAGPPTIAQMLPLLRPGDIITHCASGIAAGPDGFDPAAKEAYQAGVLFDIGHGSGGFAFDVLEAQLAADMPPHAVSTDLHARSLHGPAFDLPTTMAKMLAVGMSLPQVVAATTVGPARALGLTGGVGTLGVGAPADIAVFAVQDGRFEYVDVHGQRRHSPTRLVNEVTYRAGRPLPPRLPQPVPPWIPLTDAQRHALADRERAVRHLLTPPLVGPDGLAEQFPRHGG; from the coding sequence ATGACTGAGCAACGCGGCGGCCAGGGGGTCCGGTGGGACCTGCTGCTCACCGGTGGAGACCTGCTCGATCCGGGCAGCGGCCGGACCGGCCGGCACGACGTCGCGGTCCGCGACGGCCGGATCGCGATGGTGGCGCCGGACCTGCCCCACGACGCCGCCGCCGAGGTCACCGACGTGACCGGCCGGCTGGTCACCCCGGGCCTGGTCGACCTGCACTCACACGTGTACCCGGGCGCGACGTACTGGGGCATCGACCCCGACCCGGTGGCCTGGCGCTCCGGCGTGACCACCTGGGTGGACGCCGGCTCGGCCGGGGCGTACTCGTTCCCGGCCTTCGCCGCCGCCTCGGCCGGCTACCGGGTGCGGGTGCCGGCGCTGCTGAACATCTCCGCGGTGGGACTGATCGCGCCCGTCGGCGAGTCCCGGGAGCTGGCCAACTGCGACGTCGAGCTGGCCGTCGCGACCGTCCGGAAGCACCGGAAGACGATCGTCGGGATCAAGGTACGGATGGACCGGCACAACGTCGGCGCGCACGGCCTGACCCCGCTGCGCCGGGCGGTCGAGGCGGCGCAGGCCGGCGAACTGCCGGTGATGGTGCACATCGGCGCCGGTCCGCCGACGATCGCGCAGATGCTGCCGCTGCTGCGACCCGGCGACATCATCACGCACTGTGCCAGCGGCATCGCCGCCGGACCGGACGGATTCGACCCGGCCGCGAAGGAGGCGTACCAGGCGGGGGTGCTGTTCGACATCGGGCACGGCTCCGGCGGGTTCGCCTTCGACGTACTCGAGGCGCAGTTGGCGGCCGACATGCCGCCGCACGCCGTCTCCACCGACCTGCACGCCAGGTCGCTGCACGGTCCCGCGTTCGACCTGCCCACCACGATGGCCAAGATGCTCGCCGTCGGGATGAGCCTGCCGCAGGTGGTGGCCGCGACGACCGTGGGACCGGCCAGGGCGCTGGGGCTGACCGGTGGCGTCGGCACGCTCGGCGTCGGCGCACCGGCCGACATCGCGGTCTTCGCCGTTCAGGACGGCCGGTTCGAGTACGTCGACGTGCACGGGCAGCGCCGCCACTCGCCGACCCGACTGGTGAACGAGGTGACGTACCGGGCCGGCCGGCCGTTGCCACCCCGACTGCCCCAACCCGTACCGCCGTGGATCCCGCTCACCGACGCCCAGCGGCACGCCCTGGCCGACCGGGAACGCGCGGTACGCCACCTGCTGACCCCGCCCCTGGTGGGCCCGGACGGGCTCGCCGAACAGTTTCCCCGACACGGAGGTTGA
- a CDS encoding helix-turn-helix domain-containing protein has translation MVIGLVIHASHRAVFEDAARTLAGVTLEWVVYEHEDVVRRLVAGLLARQHVDGLLLGPVPYAKCRDLLPPDLLVAILRSAGLDLSLALFKALARGWRPTPVSIDTYDARTVDEVVQALELDPKQISCLPYDPEQSVAEIVAFHHSALTRTGAEYVISLRTAVAAQLQGSTRVLGGLPGPATLRAQLHELALRVQSKQASALRFAAGVFLVGKAGPQLDLDRARVGLMNLLLNTPEFGDAWIENRGRRGVVVFAHQALFEQATSGWVSLPALGQAQETLGIRVVAGFGVGASARSCLHLAERAATRAEQEETPGAYLIEDSGVIIGPMGPAGSAVAFTYREHGVELEQLAGEVGLSAATLSRLAAIERTLEGRAISPSDLASQLGITDPSGRRLIRKLSDSGLVEVEGSTQLHRKGRPARLYRLRIGTAIEAR, from the coding sequence ATGGTGATTGGTCTGGTCATCCACGCCAGCCACCGCGCCGTGTTCGAGGACGCGGCCCGCACTCTGGCCGGGGTGACCCTGGAGTGGGTCGTCTACGAGCACGAGGACGTGGTACGGCGGCTCGTCGCCGGTCTGCTCGCCCGGCAGCACGTCGACGGCCTGCTGCTCGGCCCCGTCCCGTACGCCAAGTGCCGTGACCTGCTCCCCCCAGACCTGCTCGTCGCCATCCTCCGCTCGGCCGGGCTGGACCTGTCACTGGCCCTGTTCAAGGCGTTGGCACGCGGCTGGCGTCCCACCCCGGTCAGCATCGACACGTACGACGCGCGGACGGTCGACGAGGTCGTCCAGGCCCTGGAACTGGACCCGAAGCAGATCAGCTGCCTGCCGTACGACCCGGAACAGAGCGTGGCCGAGATCGTGGCGTTCCACCACTCGGCACTGACCCGAACCGGCGCCGAGTACGTGATCAGCCTGCGTACCGCGGTCGCGGCACAGCTCCAGGGCAGTACCCGGGTGCTCGGTGGCCTGCCCGGACCCGCCACGCTGCGCGCCCAACTGCACGAGCTGGCCCTGCGGGTGCAGTCCAAACAGGCCAGCGCGCTGCGCTTCGCCGCCGGTGTCTTCCTGGTCGGCAAGGCCGGCCCACAGCTCGACCTGGACCGGGCCCGGGTGGGCCTGATGAACCTGCTCCTGAACACGCCGGAGTTCGGCGACGCCTGGATAGAGAACCGGGGCCGGCGCGGAGTGGTGGTCTTCGCCCACCAGGCACTCTTCGAGCAGGCGACCAGCGGCTGGGTGTCGCTGCCCGCGCTCGGCCAGGCGCAGGAGACCCTCGGGATCCGGGTCGTCGCCGGCTTCGGCGTGGGCGCGTCCGCCCGGAGCTGCCTGCACCTGGCCGAACGCGCGGCGACCCGGGCCGAGCAGGAGGAGACGCCCGGCGCGTACCTGATCGAGGACAGCGGAGTCATCATCGGCCCGATGGGCCCGGCCGGGTCGGCGGTCGCCTTCACCTACCGGGAACACGGCGTCGAACTGGAACAACTGGCCGGCGAGGTGGGACTGAGCGCGGCGACGCTGTCCCGGCTGGCCGCCATCGAGCGGACCCTGGAGGGCCGGGCCATCTCTCCCAGCGACCTCGCCTCCCAGCTCGGCATCACCGATCCCAGCGGCCGGCGCCTGATCCGCAAGCTGAGCGACTCCGGACTGGTCGAGGTGGAGGGCAGCACGCAACTGCACCGCAAGGGCCGCCCCGCCCGGCTCTACCGGCTGCGCATCGGCACCGCGATCGAGGCCCGATGA
- a CDS encoding alanine racemase, with amino-acid sequence MLRDQLDEPALDWRAKGFWQPGPPVSSADFAAAGHRLFGGAVSWPVLVARSTAIAHNIDTMAAFCARHGFSFAPHGKTTMAPALFAAQLAAGAWAVTVATANQLLACRAFGVPRVLLANQLLDPVPLRWLAGELDHGFEALFYVDSVAGVEAIGAALADQPGTAPVRVLAELGHPGGRTGCRTVDQLVEVAEAVAGTARVRLDGVSGYEGGLPDAPAVTAYLGRIREATIRLADRGLLAPEVIVSAGGSAWFDIMADQLGGAWLPGHDLRVVLRSGAYVTHDHGFYAEHTPFRRVPDEGALHQALEIWAQVTSTPEPGLAIVGMGKRDAPYDEGLPVPLRIRRTFGVVDAAEGLSVTRLNDQHAYLRVPPEVVVRPGDLVCFGISHPCTAFDKWRTIPVVDDDDTIVDVLHTYF; translated from the coding sequence GTGCTCCGCGATCAGCTCGACGAGCCTGCCCTCGACTGGCGGGCCAAGGGATTCTGGCAGCCCGGTCCGCCGGTGTCGTCCGCCGACTTCGCCGCCGCCGGCCACCGCCTGTTCGGCGGCGCCGTGAGCTGGCCGGTGCTGGTGGCCCGGTCCACCGCCATCGCGCACAACATCGACACGATGGCCGCGTTCTGCGCCCGGCACGGCTTCTCGTTCGCCCCGCACGGCAAGACCACCATGGCGCCGGCGCTGTTCGCCGCGCAGCTCGCCGCCGGTGCCTGGGCGGTCACCGTGGCCACCGCCAACCAACTGCTCGCCTGCCGTGCCTTCGGCGTACCCCGGGTGCTGCTGGCCAACCAGCTCCTCGATCCGGTGCCACTGCGCTGGCTGGCCGGCGAACTCGACCACGGGTTCGAGGCACTGTTCTACGTGGACTCGGTCGCTGGGGTCGAGGCGATCGGCGCCGCCCTCGCCGACCAGCCGGGCACCGCGCCGGTACGCGTACTCGCCGAACTCGGGCATCCGGGTGGCCGGACCGGCTGCCGTACGGTCGACCAGCTGGTCGAGGTCGCCGAGGCGGTCGCCGGCACCGCCCGGGTACGCCTGGACGGCGTCAGCGGATACGAGGGTGGCCTGCCCGACGCTCCCGCGGTCACGGCGTACCTGGGGCGGATCCGGGAGGCGACGATCCGGCTGGCCGACCGGGGGCTGCTGGCGCCGGAGGTGATCGTGAGTGCCGGCGGGAGCGCCTGGTTCGACATCATGGCCGACCAGCTCGGCGGCGCCTGGCTACCCGGTCACGACCTGCGGGTGGTGCTGCGCAGCGGCGCGTACGTCACCCACGACCACGGCTTCTACGCCGAGCACACGCCGTTCCGCCGGGTACCCGACGAGGGGGCGCTGCACCAGGCGCTGGAGATCTGGGCGCAGGTGACGTCCACTCCGGAACCGGGACTGGCGATCGTCGGAATGGGCAAGCGGGACGCCCCGTACGACGAGGGCCTGCCGGTCCCGCTGCGGATCCGGCGTACCTTCGGCGTGGTCGACGCCGCCGAGGGGCTGAGCGTGACCCGGCTCAACGACCAGCACGCGTACCTCCGGGTGCCGCCGGAGGTCGTGGTCCGCCCCGGTGACCTGGTCTGCTTCGGCATCTCCCATCCGTGCACCGCCTTCGACAAGTGGCGGACCATCCCGGTTGTCGACGACGACGACACGATCGTGGACGTCCTGCACACCTACTTCTGA
- a CDS encoding alpha/beta fold hydrolase produces the protein MFDGFTLDRIDVGDVELRVRHGGDGPPVLLLHGHPRTHVTWHRVAPLLAHGHVVVCPDLRGYGQSTKPPTVDDHSTYSKRAMARDGVALMRALGHERFAVVGHDRGSYVAQRLALDHPAAVTRLAVLDGVPIGEALARADAKFASSWWHWFFLGQTAKPAERVINADPDAWYRGSAEQMGAEAYQDYRAAIHDPATVHAMCEDYRAGLGVDRAADDADRAAGRRIGCPVLFGWSTRDDMVELYGDPAAIWRNWADEVQTVEIDSGHHMAEEAPVQLAGALLDFLRADRDPADAQK, from the coding sequence ATGTTCGACGGATTCACCCTGGACCGGATCGATGTCGGCGACGTGGAGCTGCGGGTACGGCACGGTGGCGACGGTCCCCCGGTGCTGCTGCTGCACGGCCATCCGCGTACCCACGTCACCTGGCACCGGGTCGCGCCGCTGCTCGCCCACGGGCATGTGGTGGTCTGCCCCGACCTGCGCGGGTACGGGCAGTCGACGAAGCCGCCGACCGTCGACGACCACTCGACGTACTCCAAGCGGGCGATGGCCCGGGACGGCGTCGCCCTGATGCGTGCCCTCGGGCACGAGCGGTTCGCCGTGGTCGGGCACGACCGGGGCTCGTACGTCGCCCAGCGGCTGGCACTGGACCATCCGGCTGCGGTGACCCGGCTCGCCGTGCTCGACGGGGTACCCATCGGCGAGGCGCTGGCCCGGGCCGATGCGAAGTTCGCCAGCTCCTGGTGGCACTGGTTCTTCCTCGGCCAGACCGCCAAGCCGGCCGAGCGGGTGATCAACGCCGACCCGGACGCCTGGTACCGGGGCAGCGCCGAGCAGATGGGCGCGGAGGCGTACCAGGACTACCGGGCGGCCATCCACGATCCGGCGACGGTGCACGCGATGTGCGAGGACTACCGGGCCGGACTGGGCGTGGACCGCGCCGCCGACGACGCCGACCGGGCCGCCGGCCGCCGGATCGGCTGCCCCGTCCTGTTCGGCTGGTCGACCCGGGACGACATGGTCGAGCTGTACGGCGATCCGGCCGCCATCTGGCGGAACTGGGCCGACGAGGTGCAGACCGTCGAGATCGACTCCGGCCACCACATGGCCGAGGAGGCACCGGTACAGCTGGCCGGAGCCCTCCTCGACTTCCTCCGGGCCGACCGCGACCCGGCGGACGCTCAGAAGTAG
- a CDS encoding sugar phosphate isomerase/epimerase family protein has protein sequence MTRTDQPMDPAARRHLTRRSILAATAGAAAALSAVGANVVRTEKPAIAHGQLRAEPLIPSRNRGIILYSVRDRISAAPDDSGVPYGFERVLARVAELGYKEVEFAGYTQNTAILGRQITPAEIRKILDDNGLVANGTHASINPATFEEQMDIAETLGMEHIGTGSDPTNSSYTSDWDAAADVWNELGRQARRRGLRLYTHNHDAAYSFLLDAGPLDAGGKPTRSSGTRRLEYFFRKTDPRYVFFELDIYWAYVARFKHQKYVDRYGREKTDLFDPVLNVVAQSKRFPLFHAKDGNRNSALANGYEMTPLGEGDINFQQFFQTIGDEDYRHANWEQDSAPGGAANPGQSLDFAALSYTNMSELTIYRR, from the coding sequence ATGACCAGAACAGACCAGCCGATGGACCCAGCGGCCCGGCGACACCTCACCCGGCGGAGCATCCTCGCCGCCACGGCGGGCGCGGCGGCAGCGCTCAGCGCGGTCGGCGCCAACGTGGTGCGGACCGAGAAGCCGGCGATCGCGCACGGCCAGCTCAGGGCCGAGCCGCTGATCCCGTCCCGGAACCGCGGAATCATTCTCTACAGTGTCCGGGACCGCATCTCGGCCGCCCCGGACGACAGCGGCGTCCCGTACGGCTTCGAGCGGGTGCTCGCCCGGGTCGCCGAACTCGGCTACAAGGAGGTCGAGTTCGCCGGCTACACCCAGAACACCGCGATCCTGGGCCGGCAGATCACCCCGGCGGAGATCCGGAAGATCCTCGACGACAACGGGCTGGTGGCCAACGGGACGCACGCCTCGATCAACCCGGCCACGTTCGAGGAGCAGATGGACATCGCCGAGACGCTCGGAATGGAGCACATCGGCACCGGCAGCGACCCGACGAACTCGTCGTACACCTCGGACTGGGACGCGGCCGCGGACGTCTGGAACGAGCTCGGCCGGCAGGCCCGGCGGCGTGGGCTGCGGCTCTACACGCACAACCACGACGCGGCGTACTCCTTCCTGCTCGACGCGGGACCGCTGGACGCGGGCGGGAAGCCGACCCGCTCCTCGGGCACCCGCCGGCTGGAGTACTTCTTCCGGAAGACCGACCCGAGGTACGTCTTCTTCGAGCTGGACATCTACTGGGCCTACGTCGCCCGGTTCAAGCACCAGAAGTACGTCGACCGGTACGGCCGCGAGAAGACCGACCTGTTCGACCCGGTCCTCAACGTGGTGGCGCAGAGCAAGCGCTTCCCGCTGTTCCACGCCAAGGACGGCAACCGGAACAGCGCGCTGGCCAACGGATACGAGATGACGCCGCTGGGCGAGGGTGACATCAACTTCCAGCAGTTCTTCCAGACCATCGGGGACGAGGACTACCGGCACGCCAACTGGGAGCAGGACAGCGCACCCGGCGGTGCCGCCAACCCCGGCCAGTCGCTGGACTTCGCCGCGCTCAGCTACACCAACATGTCGGAGCTGACCATCTACCGTCGCTGA
- a CDS encoding ThuA domain-containing protein, producing MQAILRRWLTVLAATATIIPLTTAAPAAAVPDPGPAAGSGETLVARENGPAALRSQARAPRDYGVLVFTKTAGARRASIADGVRAIRDLGRENDFTVTVTQDSGAFTEQNLARYRTVIFLNTTGDILNATQETAFERYVKAGGGYAGVHAAAETEPDWPFYQSLLGAKATGASGVEPGNIDVADRAHPSTETVPRTLTLTEEWYNFSANVRGTAHVLATADERSFAGGGMGFDHPIAWCKDYQGGRSWYTGLGHSIETYRSNAFTKHLLGGIQWAAGVVEGDCGATVTGNYEKVTLNDEPGEPMSLAVLPDGRVLHNTRGGQIRLYDPASGASPVIATIPVYSHDEDGLQTVAIDPDFATNNWVYLFYSPPLSTPVDNPATPGVNEGDAPATSTDPTVWDKFKGYNQLSRVKMVQGATPHLDMSTEQQILRVDVDRGICCHVAGKVKFDAKGLLYLITGDDTNAGGSDGFVPINESPTQGPGYDAQRSAGNTNDLRGKLLRIKVKPNGTYTSPAGNLFPEAQDHAGKTRPEIFLMGLRNPFRYDVDASGRVYVGDYSPDSRTSSPTRGPEGTGRWFSTNKAGNYGWPYCYSPALPYVDYDFATRTSGAPFNCGAPVNDSPRNTGLTVLPAVQQPQFWYTYEARTPCPGAYLETPPTSCDFKWPVVGTGGVGPHGGPIYSYDPASTSETKFPEYYHDAVVFGEFTRDKIFMMRTDGKGNLAGVEQLLPGFVFDNPMEMEFGPDGSLYLLEYGDGFFTANPDAQLSVIRYVKGKRSPVAVLNASPTSGQAPLTVNFSAAGSHDPDPGESISYAWDFTSDGTVDSADPSTSYTYTANGTYTARLTVTDSSGRTGVLTRVITVGNTAPTVTVTSPVAGSFFNWGDQIPYTVTVTDPEDGTIDCSRVTVSFVLGHDTHGHEHGSTTGCTGTLQSPADGADHAGGYLYGGISASYTDLGGGGQPALTTVNQVVVQTPRQQAEFAQVRQNVTIANTSDAGGGQHVNGIDAGDHIAFDPINLGDASAVTFRVSGGSAATAGTPRATVELRLDSPTGPLVGTATLNATTGNNDWSSQSLPVDQPAGGHRLYLVFQPVAGGPTTGLVNLNWVEFTAK from the coding sequence ATGCAAGCGATCCTGCGCCGCTGGCTGACCGTTCTGGCGGCAACCGCGACGATCATTCCCCTGACCACCGCCGCACCGGCCGCCGCCGTACCCGATCCCGGCCCGGCGGCCGGCTCGGGCGAGACCCTCGTCGCCCGCGAGAACGGCCCGGCCGCGCTCCGGTCCCAGGCCCGGGCGCCCCGCGACTACGGCGTGCTGGTCTTCACCAAGACCGCCGGCGCGCGCCGGGCGTCCATCGCCGACGGCGTACGGGCGATCCGCGACCTCGGCCGGGAGAACGACTTCACCGTCACCGTCACCCAGGACTCCGGTGCGTTCACCGAACAGAACCTGGCCCGCTACCGTACGGTGATCTTCCTCAACACCACCGGGGACATCCTCAACGCCACCCAGGAGACCGCCTTCGAGCGGTACGTCAAGGCCGGCGGCGGGTACGCCGGGGTGCACGCGGCGGCCGAGACCGAGCCGGACTGGCCGTTCTACCAGAGCCTGCTCGGCGCGAAGGCGACCGGCGCGTCCGGTGTGGAGCCGGGCAACATCGACGTCGCCGACCGGGCGCACCCGTCGACCGAGACCGTGCCGCGCACGCTGACCCTGACCGAGGAGTGGTACAACTTCTCCGCCAACGTCCGGGGCACCGCGCACGTGCTGGCCACCGCCGACGAGCGGAGCTTCGCCGGTGGCGGCATGGGCTTCGACCACCCGATCGCCTGGTGCAAGGACTACCAGGGCGGACGGTCGTGGTACACCGGGCTCGGCCACTCGATCGAGACGTACCGGTCGAACGCCTTCACCAAGCACCTGCTCGGCGGCATCCAGTGGGCCGCCGGAGTGGTCGAGGGCGACTGCGGCGCGACCGTGACCGGCAACTACGAGAAGGTCACCCTCAACGACGAGCCGGGCGAGCCGATGTCGCTGGCGGTGCTGCCGGACGGCCGGGTGCTGCACAACACCCGGGGCGGCCAGATCCGGCTCTACGACCCCGCCTCCGGGGCCAGCCCGGTGATCGCGACGATCCCGGTCTACAGCCACGACGAGGACGGTCTGCAGACCGTTGCGATCGACCCCGACTTCGCCACCAACAACTGGGTCTACCTCTTCTACTCGCCGCCGCTTTCCACCCCGGTCGACAATCCGGCGACGCCCGGCGTCAACGAGGGCGACGCGCCGGCCACCAGCACCGATCCGACGGTCTGGGACAAGTTCAAGGGCTACAACCAGCTCTCCCGGGTCAAGATGGTGCAGGGCGCGACGCCGCACCTGGACATGAGCACCGAGCAGCAGATCCTGCGGGTGGACGTGGACCGGGGCATCTGCTGCCACGTCGCCGGCAAGGTGAAGTTCGACGCCAAGGGACTGCTCTACCTGATCACCGGTGACGACACCAACGCGGGCGGCTCGGACGGCTTCGTACCGATCAACGAGTCGCCGACCCAGGGTCCGGGGTACGACGCCCAGCGCTCCGCCGGCAACACCAACGACCTGCGCGGCAAGCTGCTGCGGATCAAGGTGAAGCCGAACGGGACGTACACCAGCCCGGCCGGGAACCTCTTCCCCGAGGCGCAGGACCACGCGGGCAAGACCCGTCCGGAGATCTTCCTGATGGGGCTGCGCAACCCGTTCCGGTACGACGTCGACGCCTCCGGCCGGGTGTACGTCGGGGACTACTCGCCGGACAGCCGTACGTCGAGCCCGACCCGTGGACCGGAGGGCACCGGGCGCTGGTTCTCGACCAACAAGGCCGGCAACTACGGCTGGCCGTACTGCTACTCGCCGGCGTTGCCGTACGTCGACTACGACTTCGCCACCCGGACCTCCGGAGCGCCGTTCAACTGCGGTGCCCCGGTCAACGACTCGCCCCGGAACACGGGTCTGACGGTGCTGCCGGCCGTACAGCAGCCGCAGTTCTGGTACACCTACGAGGCCCGTACCCCGTGCCCCGGCGCCTACCTGGAGACGCCGCCGACCAGTTGCGACTTCAAGTGGCCGGTGGTCGGCACCGGTGGGGTGGGACCGCACGGCGGCCCGATCTACTCGTACGACCCGGCGTCGACCTCGGAGACGAAGTTCCCCGAGTACTACCACGACGCCGTGGTGTTCGGTGAGTTCACCCGGGACAAGATCTTCATGATGCGGACCGACGGCAAGGGCAACCTGGCCGGGGTCGAGCAACTGCTGCCCGGGTTCGTCTTCGACAACCCGATGGAGATGGAGTTCGGCCCGGACGGCAGCCTCTACCTGCTGGAGTACGGCGACGGCTTCTTCACCGCCAACCCGGACGCCCAGCTCTCGGTGATCCGGTACGTGAAGGGCAAGCGGTCGCCGGTCGCGGTGCTCAACGCCAGCCCGACCTCCGGGCAGGCGCCGCTGACGGTGAACTTCTCGGCCGCCGGCTCGCACGACCCGGACCCGGGCGAGTCCATCTCGTACGCCTGGGACTTCACCAGCGACGGTACGGTCGACTCGGCCGACCCGAGCACGTCGTACACGTACACCGCGAACGGGACGTACACCGCCCGGTTGACGGTGACCGACTCCAGCGGCAGGACGGGAGTGCTGACCCGGGTCATCACGGTCGGCAACACCGCGCCGACGGTGACGGTGACCAGCCCGGTCGCGGGTTCCTTCTTCAACTGGGGTGACCAGATCCCGTACACGGTGACGGTCACCGACCCGGAGGACGGCACCATCGACTGCTCGCGGGTGACGGTCAGCTTCGTACTCGGGCACGACACCCACGGCCACGAGCACGGCTCGACCACCGGCTGCACCGGAACGTTGCAGTCCCCGGCCGACGGTGCCGACCATGCCGGCGGCTACCTGTACGGCGGGATCAGCGCCTCGTACACCGATCTCGGCGGTGGCGGCCAGCCGGCGCTGACCACGGTGAACCAGGTCGTCGTCCAGACGCCCCGGCAGCAGGCCGAGTTCGCCCAGGTACGGCAGAACGTCACCATCGCCAACACCAGCGACGCCGGTGGCGGTCAGCACGTCAACGGGATCGACGCGGGTGACCACATCGCGTTCGACCCGATCAACCTGGGTGACGCCAGCGCGGTCACGTTCCGGGTCTCGGGCGGCTCGGCGGCCACCGCCGGTACGCCCCGGGCCACGGTCGAGCTGCGGCTCGACTCGCCGACCGGCCCGTTGGTCGGCACCGCCACGCTGAATGCGACGACCGGCAACAACGACTGGTCCAGCCAGAGCCTGCCGGTCGACCAGCCGGCCGGTGGACACCGGCTCTACCTGGTCTTCCAACCGGTCGCCGGTGGTCCGACCACCGGCCTGGTCAACCTCAACTGGGTGGAGTTCACCGCTAAGTAG